From one Neorhizobium galegae genomic stretch:
- a CDS encoding glutathione S-transferase: protein MTQATLTISSKNYSSWSLRGWLLCRMAGLDFGEVLVEMNDDARQELLLLSPSVLVPRLTHDGVNVWDTLAIAEYLNEITPDAGLWPADIADRARCRAVSGEMHSGFHNLRSALPMNLKARHERFKIFSGARPDVERVKTIWTECLEASGGPWLFGANPTVADAMYAPVCSRFRTYAVELEPRLAAYAEMVLAWPLMLEWTEGALAEPDEIVELEVEF from the coding sequence ATGACACAGGCGACACTGACGATTTCGTCGAAAAACTATTCCTCGTGGTCGCTTCGCGGATGGCTCCTCTGCCGCATGGCGGGCCTCGATTTCGGGGAAGTGCTGGTCGAGATGAACGACGACGCGCGCCAGGAACTGCTGCTCCTGTCACCCTCCGTCCTGGTGCCGCGGCTGACACATGATGGCGTCAACGTCTGGGATACGCTGGCGATTGCCGAATATTTGAACGAAATCACGCCGGATGCCGGTCTCTGGCCGGCCGACATCGCCGACCGTGCCCGTTGTCGCGCCGTTTCGGGGGAAATGCATTCCGGTTTCCACAATCTTCGCTCGGCCCTGCCGATGAACCTCAAGGCCCGGCACGAGCGTTTCAAGATCTTTTCGGGCGCCCGGCCGGATGTCGAGCGGGTCAAGACGATCTGGACCGAGTGCCTGGAGGCAAGCGGCGGCCCGTGGCTGTTTGGCGCCAATCCGACGGTAGCGGATGCGATGTATGCGCCGGTCTGCAGCCGATTCCGCACCTATGCGGTCGAGCTTGAACCGAGGCTCGCGGCTTATGCGGAGATGGTTTTAGCCTGGCCGCTGATGCTGGAATGGACCGAAGGCGCACTTGCGGAACCGGACGAAATCGTCGAGTTGGAAGTGGAATTCTAA
- a CDS encoding AraC family transcriptional regulator: MRAKGQNGFRMFRCGMAGVQAVLARSDHHFARHTHDQFGIGVIESGAQKSASGRGRVEAGPGDIITVNPGEVHDGAPIGDEGRFWQMLYFDLDVMAGAAADIRQGRPGDFEFTDPVLRQSPQAATMRQLFAAMTAEQAGAELRRQELLLTLLAEVMRDAPEPKPVPRGIRAARERIDDDPAKAVNLADLAHLAGLSQFQLLRAFDKAMGLTPHAYLIQRRIQLARKLVAGGAGLAEAALASGFADQSHMTRIFTRNFGLSPHLYAVSVRPRRAFNGLAEEGG; this comes from the coding sequence ATGCGGGCGAAGGGACAAAACGGATTTAGGATGTTTCGATGCGGCATGGCCGGCGTGCAGGCGGTCTTGGCCCGTTCCGATCACCATTTCGCCCGTCACACCCACGACCAATTCGGCATTGGCGTGATCGAGAGCGGAGCCCAGAAGTCCGCAAGCGGACGCGGTCGGGTGGAAGCCGGACCGGGCGACATCATCACCGTCAATCCCGGCGAAGTGCATGACGGCGCGCCGATCGGCGACGAGGGCCGTTTCTGGCAGATGCTCTATTTCGATCTGGATGTGATGGCCGGCGCGGCGGCCGATATCCGCCAGGGCAGGCCCGGCGATTTCGAGTTTACCGATCCGGTGCTGCGGCAATCTCCGCAGGCCGCGACGATGCGGCAGCTGTTCGCGGCGATGACCGCCGAGCAAGCCGGCGCCGAGCTCCGCCGCCAGGAATTGCTGCTGACGCTGCTGGCCGAGGTGATGCGGGACGCGCCGGAGCCGAAACCGGTACCGCGAGGTATCCGGGCAGCGCGGGAGCGGATTGATGACGATCCGGCCAAAGCGGTCAACCTTGCCGATCTGGCCCACCTCGCCGGCCTTAGCCAATTCCAGCTCCTGCGCGCTTTCGACAAGGCAATGGGGCTTACCCCGCATGCCTACCTGATCCAGCGGCGCATCCAGCTGGCGCGAAAACTGGTCGCCGGCGGAGCGGGACTTGCGGAGGCGGCGCTGGCCAGCGGTTTTGCCGACCAGAGCCACATGACCCGCATCTTCACCCGCAATTTCGGGCTTTCCCCGCACCTTTATGCGGTTTCAGTGCGTCCGCGGCGAGCGTTCAACGGCCTTGCTGAGGAAGGGGGATGA
- a CDS encoding polyhydroxyalkanoate depolymerase, whose protein sequence is MLYQAYQFQDDLLAPMRDMARRLQLMSSALFFGAGTDMGRHAAAALELMSRFKITHERPEFEINSVTIGNRDVPISVETALELPFGRLLHFVADVDTPRPRVLVVAPLSGHFATLLRGTVQTLLKDHDVYVTDWANARDVSTSAGRFGMDDYVDYIIRFLEEIGPRGHILAVCQPCVQALVAVAVMSEAKNPATPRTMTLMAGPVDTRESPTKVNELAVSKPLSWFKSELITGVPMGFPGSGRRVYPGFLQLVAFMSMNMERHVEAHRKLYGHLAKGETTEANKIKHFYDEYFAVLDMTEEFYIETIDRVFQKAELASGTYTHHGRKVDPNHIHATALLTVEGGRDDICGLGQTSAAHDLCRSLRPHLRRHHLQANVGHYGVFSGRRWEKEIYPVVRNLILAME, encoded by the coding sequence ATGCTCTATCAGGCCTATCAATTCCAGGACGACCTCCTCGCGCCGATGCGGGATATGGCCCGACGCCTGCAACTGATGTCTTCGGCCCTGTTCTTCGGCGCCGGCACGGATATGGGCCGGCATGCCGCCGCGGCACTCGAACTGATGTCCCGCTTCAAGATCACCCACGAGCGGCCGGAATTCGAGATCAACTCGGTCACGATCGGCAATCGCGACGTGCCGATATCAGTCGAAACGGCGCTCGAGCTGCCCTTCGGCCGGCTCCTGCATTTCGTCGCCGACGTCGATACGCCCCGCCCGCGGGTGCTCGTAGTGGCGCCGTTGTCGGGCCATTTCGCGACGCTGCTGCGCGGCACGGTCCAGACGCTGCTGAAGGACCATGACGTCTATGTCACCGACTGGGCCAACGCGCGGGACGTGTCCACGTCCGCCGGCCGTTTCGGCATGGACGACTACGTCGATTACATCATCCGCTTTCTGGAGGAGATCGGCCCGCGCGGGCATATTCTCGCAGTCTGCCAGCCCTGCGTCCAGGCGCTTGTCGCCGTCGCCGTCATGTCCGAGGCGAAGAACCCGGCGACTCCGCGCACGATGACGCTGATGGCCGGGCCGGTCGATACCCGCGAGAGCCCGACCAAGGTCAACGAACTCGCGGTCTCGAAGCCGCTGTCGTGGTTCAAGAGCGAGTTGATCACCGGCGTTCCGATGGGTTTTCCCGGCAGCGGCCGGCGCGTCTATCCGGGCTTCCTGCAGCTCGTCGCCTTCATGAGCATGAACATGGAGCGGCATGTCGAGGCGCATCGCAAGCTCTACGGCCATCTCGCCAAGGGCGAGACGACTGAGGCGAACAAGATCAAGCATTTCTACGACGAGTATTTCGCGGTGCTCGACATGACCGAGGAATTCTACATCGAGACCATCGACCGGGTCTTCCAGAAGGCGGAGCTGGCGAGCGGCACCTACACCCATCATGGCCGGAAGGTGGATCCGAACCATATCCACGCCACGGCGCTTCTGACCGTCGAGGGCGGACGCGACGATATCTGCGGGCTCGGCCAGACTTCGGCCGCGCACGACCTCTGTCGCTCGCTGCGGCCGCATCTGCGCCGCCACCATCTGCAAGCCAATGTCGGGCACTATGGCGTCTTCAGCGGACGCCGATGGGAGAAGGAAATCTATCCCGTCGTGCGCAATCTGATCCTCGCAATGGAATGA
- the kynA gene encoding tryptophan 2,3-dioxygenase, whose amino-acid sequence MSAKPYDPSEDGAEMSFREKMSYSDYLHLEKVLDAQAPISAAHDELLFIIQHQTSELWMKLAIHEITSAIEAIRNDDPQPAFKMLTRVARIFEQLNNAWDVLRTMTPSEYTEFRASLGQSSGFQSYQYRAIEFLAGNRNVAMLGPHAHRPDITEMLEGILARPSLYDEALMLLSRRGFDIGEDAARTGWRTKRTENERVLEAWKQVYSAPGTYWELYELAEKLVDFEDYFRRWRFNHVTTVERVIGFKRGTGGTSGTSYLKKMLEVELFPELWRVRTVL is encoded by the coding sequence ATGAGCGCAAAACCCTACGATCCCAGCGAAGACGGCGCGGAAATGTCTTTTCGCGAAAAGATGTCCTATTCCGACTACCTGCATCTCGAAAAGGTGCTCGACGCGCAGGCGCCGATTTCGGCGGCGCATGACGAACTGCTGTTCATCATCCAGCACCAGACGTCCGAACTGTGGATGAAGCTTGCGATCCACGAGATCACCTCGGCGATCGAGGCCATCCGCAATGACGATCCGCAGCCGGCCTTCAAGATGCTCACCCGCGTCGCCCGCATCTTCGAACAACTCAACAATGCCTGGGACGTGCTGCGCACCATGACGCCCAGCGAATACACCGAATTCCGCGCCTCGCTCGGCCAGTCTTCCGGCTTCCAGTCCTATCAATACCGGGCGATCGAGTTCCTTGCCGGCAACCGCAACGTCGCGATGCTCGGGCCGCATGCGCATCGGCCCGATATTACCGAGATGCTGGAAGGCATCCTGGCCCGCCCGAGCCTTTACGACGAGGCGCTGATGCTGCTTTCCCGGCGCGGGTTCGATATCGGCGAGGACGCGGCCAGAACCGGCTGGCGCACCAAACGCACCGAGAACGAGCGGGTGCTGGAGGCCTGGAAACAGGTCTATAGCGCACCCGGCACCTATTGGGAGCTTTACGAACTCGCCGAAAAGCTGGTCGACTTCGAAGACTATTTCCGCCGCTGGCGATTCAATCACGTCACCACGGTGGAACGGGTGATCGGCTTCAAGCGCGGCACCGGCGGCACGTCGGGAACGTCGTATCTCAAGAAGATGCTGGAGGTCGAACTGTTTCCCGAACTCTGGCGGGTGCGCACAGTCCTGTAA
- a CDS encoding VOC family protein: protein MSACFRYIVNDVKAAIDFYTAHLAFKLEMHPAPPFAEISRGDMHLYLSQPNPRGGGGAPMPSGEQQAPGGWNRIHLTVDDLDGMVERLKLAGCRFRNEIIQGTGGKQILLEDPSGNLIELFEPNTPAYRAPGSGTKTADG from the coding sequence ATGTCCGCATGCTTCAGATATATCGTCAACGATGTAAAGGCAGCGATCGATTTTTACACCGCACACCTTGCCTTCAAGCTCGAGATGCACCCTGCCCCGCCCTTCGCGGAAATTTCGCGCGGCGACATGCATCTCTATCTGTCCCAGCCGAACCCGCGGGGTGGCGGTGGTGCGCCGATGCCGTCCGGAGAGCAGCAGGCACCCGGCGGCTGGAACCGCATCCATCTGACCGTCGACGACCTCGATGGGATGGTCGAGCGCCTGAAACTGGCCGGCTGCCGCTTCCGCAACGAGATCATCCAGGGGACGGGCGGCAAGCAGATTTTGTTGGAAGATCCGTCCGGAAACCTGATCGAACTGTTCGAGCCGAACACGCCCGCTTATCGCGCGCCCGGCTCAGGCACCAAGACCGCCGACGGTTGA